Below is a window of Ananas comosus cultivar F153 linkage group 9, ASM154086v1, whole genome shotgun sequence DNA.
TTTCGTACTAAGgatgaattaaaaaaagaaagatagagagttagaagaaaattatatattttttttattttgattaaatttttttaaaaaataaactaacatTTCATAAAAGTtgattttttctcaaaaaaaaatatttttttcaaaaacttaaatattaaagagagagatatatatatatatacatagagagagagagagagagtccggcaaTTATGCTATCAATAACATCAAGTATTTGGTGTTCCTAAATTTTTTGCCGACTTCAACTAACCACCCGCTCAATTCTAGGGGATCGCTATTATCCTAACAAaatatttcttaatccaataaTCAAAAATCTATAAGTATCAataactttgtgctattaatggtattctgatatatatatatatatatatatatagagttggactgagctactattagtagcaaaatctcattgttgctatcaattttttagcctttggatcaactctttttattatttctaacaattggattaaatactataacccagtggggaccactcaactatactgaccctataatttttcatccaagggttaaaaacttgatagcagcgttttactattaatagtataccagcctaattctatatatatatatatatatatatatatatatataatattatatatatataatatatatatatatatattatattatatatatataatatatatatatatataatcaccAAACACtttattcttataaattttttatcatttgatCTATCTCTTTGAccgattttattatttaaattatactattccaccaacTATCCACTTAATCTAGAGAATcactattattcttattttataaatttttatcgaAATATTGAAAATCTACATGTACTAATGATTCggtgctttctctctctctctctctctctctctctctatctatatatatatatatatatatatatatatagaattagagctactatactatctatagtaccaagtccggtactatagtgtttgttttcgatcttagggcgttcaaatcaacgatccacaccgttaaatatgatctagggtatatgaatttcttaggaataaattttagtttttttcgatatcgtttacttagtaaataaattatatcaaaatggacggtttggggaaattgaataatctttaaaatttgagtataggacttttaaattcaagatcaagaatgttaaccttaatctatatagtttaaagtattttctatcaaaatttgaagaaatttagattcttctataccgttaaactccaaactcgtcataatagctattgaaaattgacaattttgaaatagttggatcataaagtaaactatgtcgaaaaaatataaaattttatttctagaaactttaaataccctagatcagttttaacggtgtggatagttgatttgaacgccctaagatcgaaaaccaacactataataccggagctcggtactatagatagtatagtagcctagctctatatatatatatatatatatactttgacTTTGGGTCCAGTTTGACGCGGTCTTCTTATCCAATTCGCGCTTGTCCGAGAACCAAATGCTTGAATGTATCCAGAGGCTATTGCTTTTCCAGGAAGCTGCAGCAGCGGCTAAAGAGTCTAACAAATTGGACAATAGTAGACGGGAAATCAATTTTTGCGAGCCGGTCTGGAACCGGACCTGCCTTTTTTGACCGGGCCCGATTTGGCTCGGTCGGGTCGCAGATTTCCGTTTTATGTCATCAGATTGTCGAGGATGGTCCGATAATTCAAACCCACCATTTTCTACCTAAGTTGACTTCTCACAATTAATTCACTATTTGTCATACATTCTAGAAAGATTGTAGAAAAAACTTTATTACGGCGTTATTGTGTTTacactagggatgtcaatagagacgaatattcgaaattttatctgaattcaaatttgaacgtAACGAATTTATTCGATATTAAATGGATATGGTTTcatatatgaatatcaaaaataaaaatctgacagatatggatatggatacgaatataaattttgactgtATCTGACcgaaacttaaatttattttatattatatttaatatgcaTATAacaatttgatgttatatttaaatttgtattttaaaaatttaaacctaaTGTAATATAGTTTGAAATATTGAAcagagaaataattttatattattctgGACGGATTGAGGCAAAAGCCCTATCATCCTGGATTCATTTGCATCCATAGGAATAGGGTTTGGACTAAGGACAACCAAGTGAAGAAAGGTATGGACGGGTGAGCCGATTTCCGTTTTGTGTGAAGACGCACTCGAGACCACTGATTCCCCTCTTTCACAACTGTGGTCGTAGCCAGTACATATTATCCACGATCTTGGCGAACTAAGAGCGCGATCGAATTGCACGTTACGCCACCGGCCATCAACCGAGTGCCTCGTGTTTggtttgtatcaagttagtaccttgttattttatttttctcttaataaaatattaaaacacagggtactaaagtgagaagtgcaaaaccataggatactaacttgaaacactttaaaccataaggtactaaagtgagaaagtgtgaaatcacaggatactaacttgatacactttaaaccacatggtactaaagtgagaaaaagtgaaaccacaatgaaggtatttgaagtttctcctaaaataaaaaacaaaagttgCTACTATTTGAATCATAGGATAGTAAATGGGCTCCTTGAAGGGGAGGTTTTTCAATTTCAAGAAAACAAGCCCAAAACAGTAAAAACAAAACTTTTACAAGCCCATAAGCCGGGCCCATTAGGCTACGCGGTACTGCGAGAGGAAAACGCGATTCGGAGAGGCCGGAACCCCACTTCCGCTGCAGGACAGAAGCGAAAATGGAATCGGCGGCGAagggagaggcggaggaggtgaTGGAAGGGGTGGCGTCGATCGCGTTGCTACCAAGCGGCGCCATCTCCGGCCACTTCGTTCGTCTCCCCCACTCCATTTGCTACGGCCTCCATGGAACAGGTACCATCCCTATACAATAGTAGTAGTATAATGCAATGTAACCGCTCCTTTTAACTATTGCTTCGATCCTGCTGTAGGATGCAGTGCTGTTTGATGAAGCACGATGTTAGTGGTGATGTTTAGGGAAGCACTGTCTTAGATCCAGAAGCACCAAATTAGAGCTTCTGCTTTCGACGCCGAACTTGTTGCAACACAAGTTTTAGCTTTTTCTCATTGTTAAACTCTCTGCAGAAATTGTTGCACCTTAAAGGCTAAAAAAGCGTTTAAGAAATTTGTTGGACCTTCTGATTTAGACCAGAAAGCTCCCAAAATGCGGTGCTGCTTACGTAACGAGAAATATGATCAGAATGACTCATTTTCAGCATCTGTTATTACGCATTTCTGTTTCTCTCTACTCGTGCATGCTCGACTATTGCATGTGATTCATTTTTACACCGATATTATTAGCATCTGGGCTTGTATCGGGAACTCGGTGTGTCGCATCAAAAATACGAATATAATGAGCACATCTTCTCCTCCTGTTCTTTTAGAATTATCTTGCGAGAGGGAATGCAGCAGAGGAGAGGATTACCGCTTGATAAAGCTCTCGATCATTGATTATACTGTAAGGTCTAAACAAGCTTCTGAGGTCGATGAGTTTTGTGTATAAATATTGCCCTGCTTTTtggttatctatctatctatctttccTCATTGATGGCTTAATGGGAATGTACagacgaagagagagaaagtcgtTGCGGTAGAGTGCAGGGGACATGATGCTGCTCGTTTCCAGAGCATTGACCATGCCCATGggtaatttttctctctcctacgTAGACGAGTGTGGTTACTTTCTAAGATAATATGTACAAAAATGTTCGATGCTTATATCTGAAATAATTAGAATCTGCAATATTTGATACTATTGCTATGCATGCTTGGCAGATCATTTTGCTCGGGAATTCATTACAAATTTCGCACCTAAATTTTGGCCCGGGTTTCAACCATCAGGGACCTTGTTATTACAATGGATACTGCGAGCGTGAAAAATTCGGGTCAAATTTTAGGGACCAAATTTGTGACTAACccattttggaaaaaaataaaataaagaaagttGTTACATGCTTAATTGCTTTATGCCGAGTTATTCGTCAGATTAAAATTCAATGCCGTAAGTGATTATCATTGAAGTGAAAAAGTAACTGAATCCAGGTGGGAGGAGGATGTCATTGGTATGATCAAAGAGAAGCATGGGAATGAACAGATTTCGGTCTCTTTCGAGTGCGAGACGCTGAAGGCAGATAATGCTGCCGAGGAACACATTAGGAAATACATGCCCAATCTATCCGGGCATGATGCTGTAGGTAAGGTATaggaagaaaagaataaatagcTCAACTTGTGTTCTTTGATTCTCTTCCCTTTTATGATCTTTTACTAATGAAAACAGAACCTTGTGTGTTAAAACCTTATCTGCTAATTTGCTGTGGCGTGAGTAAATTGCAGTGAATGTCGGTAAGATGAGTATTTCTGGTATCAACTTCAAAGAGGAGGATGCATCCCAAGCTAAAGAACTGAAGGATCAAGCCTGCTATACAGTTTAGTTTGGAgaatcaagttatttttttttccctttttttttttttctggtgggaggttttgttgagagagagagacagatagAACAACTACTTAAACATGAATTAAATATTCCAACATGTCTTGTGGTGTATGCTTGTGCATCTGTTTGAGTTGCTTTTCTATGTAAGCAGTCGTGGAATTCAACTTGAGCTCATTCTTAAAATATTTGTAGGTAGATCTCCCACGTTCTCATGAAtgtatgcctttttttttttaatcttattggAAATTATTCTCAATTTGTCACCTACTTTTCAAATTCTTTCATACAATGCATGTTTTCTCGAATTGTCTATCCCAATTTCTGGAATATTGAGTTGGCGGTTGGGTTTGAAAAGTTTTAGTTGAATTATTTCTCCTTAAACAGAATATTATCAAAAGGTACTTTTGTAGTTATCTGCATTGAATAGAATAAAGTTGCAGAGAATCAAAAGTTTGGCTTACTGTGAGAGCATATTGATATCGATTGACAAGTTGCATTCTAACTTTGCTATGGCTACTGGCTTTCCATCcgtatttattattttaggtTTGCCTGACCGAACTGGAGCTGCTATATAATTGCTATATACAAATTAGCAGCCTCTGATCCCGTTCTTGATCCAAAGTGGAGACGAGGTACGTTCATTATACCCTTTATGGTTCACCTAAGAATAACCAATCCGCAGGGTGGTTGGAGTATTTTGGGAGAACTATAACAATGGAGTTATGATGGTGTAGTAGGGGCACATACAGTGTTTTCCGGCGTGTGCTTCTTTGCTGCTATCTGGCATTGGATATATTGGGAGCTAAAAATGCTCACTGAAGCATGAATAACTTCCGTAGTAGTAGTTTTCTTCCTCAGTAAAGCAAAAGTTTCAAGTTATAGCTGGAGGCAACTTCTCAGTATAACAAAAGCATTGAGCTTTTCGCTTGCCAAGCACGTGCCGCTAATAGAAGAGAAGTCAGGCCAAACAACAACCGTTCTTACAAAAAGAGGATAGTGTCATTTAGAATCTGTTCTCTTTTGGCGAAGAATATATTCTGGAATGGAGAATATGTACATGATGTTTCTGAAGTTGAAATAAAGGCATTTCTGAAGTAGAATCTTCTGAGAAAATTGAAAGACATACATGTTCTTTCAGCCTGGTTAAGGCCAAAAGCTAAAAAGGAAGAGAATATATGCAATGTGATCAGCCAAATTGAAGAGAATCCAACTTCCACCTATCCAGCTTATTATATATTACAGTAGCCTTCCTTTATTGCTCTCATTATTCAATTCACTTTTCAAATTAGAAATTGCTCCAGAGCACTATAATTGAAGGAATAGGcaagttaatttatatttttgacaaTTGATATCTAGACAGATGAGTCAGGAAGATGGATTGAGTAACGGCGAGTTCGAGATAAGTGTTGCTGCAGCTGCATTTGCTATTGTATCACTTGAAGAAAGAGATGGTGCCAAAACGAAGGgtgagaaagaagagaaaaggattAGAACAACAAATTTGGGAACAAATTCGGGATCGTTCTTTTGGTGGTTCTCTAAGGATGAGGCAAAAGACGCCGATAAATTGGCAGGTAAATGTTTGATATTTTCAGATAATTACATTGCGTATATCTTGCAAAGATTATCCATTTGCATGTATGCTGTTACAATGTTTGGTAGGGCCTACATAGAAAAATAGGATCATATAGCCTGTGAAAGTTCGAAGTAtctctattattttttgttttcgtaAAAAATGTAGATCTCAACCTTGAGCTAAATGAGTTTCAGAGCAAAGACATCCATTTGCCTGCTTATCACTGAAAAGAAGTTTAAAAAGTGCGTTCGCTATGTATGAGTTGTATCTTTCCATCATTGATAAGTACATTTCCTCTGTTTTTTCTTCAGGTGACAAATCTACAACAAAATCACAGACCACAACACAGCATGACTCAACCGTCGATCTCAAGAAGCCAACCGTCGATCTCAAGAAGCCAGAAATGATTATGAATAACACCCCAAGTATCCGAAGAACTGCAACCTTGTCTGATAAAAGCACAGGTATCATAAAGAGTAGCCAGAGAGATGGAAGCAGAAACGAAACTACACAAGGAGCGAAATCTCATTCGGTGAAAAAAAAGACTAGGTTTGCGAGTTTTAAGAAGACAGCTAGCAAGTCATTTGGGTCCCCCAAAGATAAGTAGAAGCACTGATGGATCAGGTTACAGATGCTTGATTGGTTGGCAGATACTCATCACCGCATCGAAAATTATGGAATAATGTGTGAAAATACATATGATTGTTGAATGACAAGCGAAACTAAGGTGtctgtataataatatatgagtGGAGAATCAAATAAACTTATCGCAGATGTGCAAGTTGTTTTTGTTGTAGATTGATAAAATTGCCTTATTATTCACTCTGTcgttctcactctctctcctctctcaaaAAGTGAGTGGAATGATTTGAACCAATTGATGTGCTGGTTTTGCATGGTTTTTGACACATTATTTTAGCTTGGCAAACTCAaaatctagatttttttttatttttttcttttttggatggTAAATAGAATCTCTAAATAACAGTTGGAAGCATTTGAGTTCATGTAACTATGAAGGGACCCAAAGAGTCGGCACAGTTTTGCTCCACAAGCACTTCACAGTGCTAACTCTATTAATCCTTCTTGCCTATTTGGTCCacagtttataatattttaataatttattttattttttataaaagtattaaaattattatcatttcaAGGTGATTAATTGTAAAAAGTGCTAGTGAAGTagtaaaataattacaaattcctagataataaaaatattatattattataaattaaatgatatttattttgttgaaatTATAAGTAGTCCATTTAATAAAAGTATGCTAGTTTGTAATAACCTTCCAATTCAAATGATTTGATATGTTAATGATAAACTTGTCATTCCAAGCATAAGATATACAATATTTGGAAAATATTACAGCCCTGGAACCAAATGGCTACTTCATGTTTTACGGTTCACTTGAATACGGCGCCGTAAGATCAAGCAACGCCGACTTTGTTGCCGCATAAAAACTTTATGCAGGAAGCTTTATAATGATTTCCCCGCTTCAAAGCCCCCCCACTCTGCTCGAGAACCCTAGAAGCCccgagaggaaggagaagaagaggacgaGAACCCGAAGCTCTCGAACCCACGGCAATGGCGATGGAGCTCGATTCCCCTAAGCCTGAAGAGCTCTTCCGCGCCGCAGAGAATGGCGACGCCGCCCTCTTCGCCTCCCTCTCCGAGGAAGCGCTCGCTCGCGCTCGAACGCTGCGGAACGAGGATGGGCGCTCTCTCCTCCACGTCGCCGCCTCATCCGGACGCCCGCAGGCGAGCTCTGGAAACCCTAGCGATTGAAAATCCCATCTATTCGCTCTTTTTCCTTTTGGAATCtgtgatttctagggttttagtaGCTTGCACTTACATTTTGGGGTGGTTTTGGATGTTCTACGTTTCGAAATAGGTCGTAGACGTGCTTTCAAAAGCGGATCCATCGGTAAGTGGAGTTAATGCCACGGATGAGGAAGGGTGGGCGCCACTCCACTCCGCGGTGAGCATCGGCAATGCGGAGATCGTCGACATCTTGCTTGATAGAGGTGAGATGTGTTTGATCACAAAGTATATCAAACAAAGTATTTGTCGTAATGACCTTTGAACCTCCTTTTGGGCGTATACAGTTGTTACATTAACTGCTCTAGTAGCATCAAAATGCTTATGAGTGCATTGTAGCATATACATTAAGACCATCCATTTAGATTCTCAATAAGTTGCTGTATAATAAAGCTCAACATGCTAGCTTATTGTTGGTGAAAACTATTCTGTTTCTCGTTGACCTTTGGAACAACTTCTCTTCGAGAGATTTTAATACTACAATGATCTTCTACTTGACTGAAAAGCTTTAGACTTTTGACCCGGAAAAGTAGAAGCTTTTGTTTGAAGCTCAACTTCCAGCTTGACCGATAAAAGGCCACTAAGGCTTCTGAAATACACATATTTGAACGGATACTTCTGTATAAGCTATGAATGAGTCAAACTTAGGCCAAATTTAGGATTGATTCTTTGGATGCCAAATGCAAATGTGTTAATGGTAGATTTCACCTAAGATGATCAATATTAGCTTTACTCTACATTTTATCTATGTTTAGTTATTCATTTTGGCTTTGATAGAGAGGTCTTGGTGATAGACTACAATTAGATGTTGCTAAATGGATTAAGTTGGAAGTTCTAGGAACATACAGGAAGAAAAGCGTGTGCAAGTTCATTTGAACCCTGAGGTGCTTGTTTGGTTCCTTACAGCTAATAGGAAAGTGAAAAGTTTAAGCTTATTGCAGTTTACCAAGAATTTTGGTGTCTATGAGGCAGAAATTGTTGAGTAATTACATTATTAGTCGAGTTTCATTTGTTGCATTCTTCAGTTATGAGCACTACGAGCTTCTAACATCAAGCCATTAATTTGCTGAGAGCTTACATATTATACTGAAGCAA
It encodes the following:
- the LOC109715893 gene encoding uncharacterized protein LOC109715893 isoform X1; translation: MRCCLRNEKYDQNDSFSASVITHFCFSLLVHARLLHVIHFYTDIISIWACIGNSVCRIKNTNIMSTSSPPVLLELSCERECSRGEDYRLIKLSIIDYTTKREKVVAVECRGHDAARFQSIDHAHGWEEDVIGMIKEKHGNEQISVSFECETLKADNAAEEHIRKYMPNLSGHDAVVNVGKMSISGINFKEEDASQAKELKDQACYTV
- the LOC109715893 gene encoding uncharacterized protein LOC109715893 isoform X3 — its product is MRCCLRNEKYDQNDSFSASVITHFCFSLLVHARLLHVIHFYTDIISIWACIGNSVCRIKNTNIMSTSSPPVLLELSCERECSRGEDYRLIKLSIIDYTTKREKVVAVECRGHDAARFQSIDHAHGWEEDVIGMIKEKHGNEQISVSFECETLKADNAAEEHIRKYMPNLSGHDAVGK
- the LOC109715893 gene encoding uncharacterized protein LOC109715893 isoform X2 translates to MESAAKGEAEEVMEGVASIALLPSGAISGHFVRLPHSICYGLHGTELSCERECSRGEDYRLIKLSIIDYTTKREKVVAVECRGHDAARFQSIDHAHGWEEDVIGMIKEKHGNEQISVSFECETLKADNAAEEHIRKYMPNLSGHDAVVNVGKMSISGINFKEEDASQAKELKDQACYTV